Proteins encoded in a region of the Leptolyngbya sp. FACHB-261 genome:
- a CDS encoding FHA domain-containing protein, giving the protein MSGVTLTLLHPTHGTPIQTWTFEDAGLIRIGRGSHNDIVVSSSEASREHAELRRCEFYWELVNLGRNGTFVNGQQVTQIRLVDGALINLSKSGPALQFQTGTTSENLTSLHTSLALPTPELFIEIDEAEKQQQVAEIVEMEYFQELEQRAEELRRSIEAEQLEFEQSSAVLPEEPATHPPLEPSPFNLGEQFTQGFVAPTQAKTSGPPSFTPNSKGQLLSESFVKLCTRDLADLIGPIANFLVKKTLAANPQTSSAELVEALAAEIPDPQKAIEFRRRLLA; this is encoded by the coding sequence ATGAGCGGCGTTACCCTGACCCTGTTGCATCCTACTCACGGCACTCCCATTCAGACTTGGACATTTGAGGATGCCGGATTAATTCGCATTGGTCGAGGATCGCACAACGACATCGTAGTCAGTAGCTCCGAAGCCTCACGAGAACATGCAGAATTGCGTCGCTGTGAGTTCTACTGGGAACTAGTTAATTTAGGCAGAAATGGAACATTCGTTAATGGTCAGCAAGTCACCCAAATTCGTCTAGTTGACGGGGCTTTAATTAACTTATCAAAATCCGGTCCAGCTCTTCAATTTCAAACTGGAACTACCTCTGAAAATCTAACCAGTTTGCACACTTCTTTAGCTTTACCGACACCGGAGCTGTTCATCGAAATTGATGAAGCTGAAAAGCAGCAACAGGTGGCGGAAATTGTTGAGATGGAATATTTTCAGGAGTTGGAGCAGAGAGCTGAGGAACTCAGGCGAAGCATTGAAGCTGAGCAGTTAGAATTCGAACAATCATCAGCGGTATTGCCTGAAGAGCCTGCTACTCATCCTCCACTAGAACCCAGCCCTTTCAATCTAGGAGAGCAGTTTACGCAGGGCTTTGTTGCTCCAACCCAAGCCAAAACATCTGGTCCACCTAGTTTCACTCCTAATTCGAAAGGACAGCTGCTGAGTGAAAGCTTCGTCAAGCTTTGCACCCGAGATTTGGCTGACTTAATTGGCCCGATTGCTAATTTCCTGGTGAAGAAAACCTTGGCCGCCAATCCTCAAACTTCCTCAGCAGAGCTTGTGGAGGCCTTAGCTGCTGAGATCCCGGATCCTCAAAAGGCAATTGAGTTTCGCCGCCGCTTACTCGCCTGA
- the glpK gene encoding glycerol kinase GlpK, with protein MTQYILAFDQGTTSSRAIVFNQNGDILTTGQKEFRQIFPQPGWVEHDADEIWSSQLGVASEALARIGIRASDIAAIGITNQRETVVVWDRKTGQPIHHAIVWQDRRTADYCNQLKAAGHEPTFQNKTGLIIDAYFSGTKLRWLLDQVPGAREKAARGELAFGTVDSWLVWKLTDGELHITDVTNACRTLLFNIHTGEWDDELLSILDIPRSLLPEVRSSSEVYGYTGEGILGARLPIAGIAGDQQAATFGQVCLERGMAKNTYGTGCFMLLNTGSKPMTSYHKLLTTIAWRINGRIDYALEGSVFVAGAVVQWLRDGLGIIKNSADVEPLALSVPDNGGVYFVPAFVGLGAPHWDSYARGTIVGLSRGSTSGHIARAALESIAYQTADVLDAMRQDSNLALSELRVDGGASRNDLLMQFQADVLGVPVVRPKVTETTALGAAYLAGLAVGYWQSEEQIAKQWQVDKRFEPNMSTDQRDALLASWRQAVERARWQEVV; from the coding sequence ATGACCCAGTACATCCTGGCTTTCGATCAAGGCACTACTAGTTCACGAGCGATTGTATTTAACCAAAACGGTGATATTCTCACGACTGGTCAGAAGGAGTTCCGGCAAATTTTTCCGCAACCCGGTTGGGTTGAACATGACGCCGATGAGATTTGGTCCTCTCAACTGGGTGTCGCCAGCGAAGCGCTGGCTCGCATTGGCATCCGGGCCAGTGATATTGCTGCCATTGGCATCACAAATCAACGCGAAACAGTCGTTGTTTGGGACCGAAAAACGGGTCAGCCAATTCATCACGCTATCGTTTGGCAAGATCGCCGCACAGCGGACTACTGCAACCAGCTAAAAGCTGCCGGACACGAGCCAACGTTCCAAAACAAAACAGGTCTAATTATCGATGCCTATTTCAGTGGCACAAAGCTAAGGTGGCTACTCGATCAGGTGCCTGGAGCACGTGAAAAAGCGGCGCGAGGCGAACTGGCGTTCGGGACGGTTGACTCCTGGCTGGTGTGGAAACTGACTGATGGCGAACTGCACATCACGGACGTGACAAATGCCTGCCGAACCTTATTGTTTAACATTCACACTGGCGAGTGGGATGACGAGTTGCTCTCGATCTTGGATATCCCCCGTTCTCTCTTGCCTGAGGTGCGCAGCTCTTCGGAGGTGTATGGCTACACTGGCGAGGGCATCCTAGGCGCACGCTTGCCGATTGCTGGTATTGCTGGGGACCAACAAGCAGCAACCTTCGGTCAGGTTTGCCTAGAACGCGGCATGGCCAAAAACACCTACGGCACCGGCTGCTTCATGCTGCTCAATACTGGCAGCAAGCCGATGACGTCGTACCACAAACTGCTCACTACAATTGCTTGGCGGATTAATGGCCGTATAGACTACGCGCTTGAGGGCAGTGTCTTCGTTGCAGGAGCCGTGGTGCAATGGCTGCGCGATGGGCTAGGCATTATCAAGAACAGTGCAGATGTTGAACCGCTGGCCCTGAGCGTTCCCGATAATGGCGGGGTTTACTTTGTGCCTGCCTTCGTCGGTTTGGGTGCGCCGCATTGGGATAGTTACGCACGTGGCACGATTGTCGGCCTGTCACGGGGCTCGACTAGTGGTCACATTGCCCGTGCTGCCTTAGAAAGCATTGCCTACCAAACCGCAGATGTGCTCGATGCTATGCGCCAAGACTCTAACCTGGCACTCTCTGAGTTGCGGGTGGATGGTGGCGCTTCGCGTAACGATCTGCTGATGCAGTTCCAAGCTGATGTTCTGGGTGTGCCGGTTGTGCGTCCTAAGGTGACAGAAACAACGGCTTTGGGAGCTGCCTATCTGGCAGGGCTCGCCGTTGGCTATTGGCAGAGTGAAGAACAAATCGCTAAGCAATGGCAAGTCGATAAGCGCTTTGAACCAAATATGAGCACCGACCAGCGCGATGCCTTGCTTGCCTCATGGCGTCAGGCTGTCGAGCGGGCGAGATGGCAGGAAGTGGTCTAA
- a CDS encoding glycerol-3-phosphate dehydrogenase/oxidase yields the protein MNALINRENLIAALRQPDVWDLIVIGGGATGLGTAVEAANRGYKTLLLEQYDFAKGTSSRSTKLVHGGVRYLAQGNIGLVRESLRERGLLRRNAPHLVRDLTFVVPAYTWWSKFFYGAGLKVYDILAGKLGLGASHFLSKREILARMPTLNPQGLKGGIVYHDGQFDDSRLAIALLRTFLDYSGIALNYFPVTGLLKQGERVTGVSARDTETGERFELQARSVINATGIFVDTVRRMDNPNVPDMLSPSQGIHLVVDKRFQPSDSAIMIPHTEDGRVLFAVPWHNKVVIGTTDTPVEHVAFEPRPLQEEIDFILRTAAQYLANPPTQQDVLSVFVGQRPLVKPERTAGAGSTASLSRDHVIRVSGSGLITITGGKWTTYRKMGEDVVDQAMQLARLPAQASTTSNLHLHGWTATPEAEPLGMYGSDAEAVRDLPGADILLHAQLPYREAEVRWAARYELARTVEDVLARRTRALLLNARASMEAAPRVVELLAEELGKDSAWQQQQLEQYRSLAEGYLLSNPAVPADFQKV from the coding sequence ATGAACGCACTAATCAATCGTGAGAATTTGATCGCTGCCCTTCGTCAACCTGATGTTTGGGATCTGATCGTAATTGGCGGGGGCGCTACGGGTTTAGGAACTGCGGTTGAGGCAGCCAATCGTGGCTATAAAACTCTACTTTTGGAGCAATACGACTTCGCTAAGGGCACGTCCAGTCGTTCTACCAAGTTGGTACATGGTGGTGTTCGCTATCTGGCACAAGGCAACATTGGCTTGGTCCGCGAGTCGCTCCGCGAACGTGGACTGCTTCGCCGCAACGCACCGCATCTCGTGCGTGACTTAACGTTTGTCGTTCCTGCCTACACTTGGTGGTCGAAGTTTTTTTATGGGGCAGGTCTCAAGGTCTATGACATTCTGGCTGGAAAACTGGGTTTAGGGGCTAGCCACTTCTTAAGTAAACGAGAAATCCTGGCTCGTATGCCAACCTTGAATCCCCAGGGGCTCAAAGGCGGCATTGTCTATCACGATGGGCAGTTCGATGACTCTCGCCTTGCGATTGCACTGCTGCGTACTTTTTTAGATTACAGTGGCATCGCCTTGAATTACTTTCCAGTCACAGGTCTACTGAAACAAGGTGAACGGGTCACAGGGGTCTCTGCTCGAGATACTGAAACCGGCGAGCGATTCGAGTTACAAGCGCGTTCAGTGATCAATGCCACGGGCATTTTCGTTGACACTGTGCGGCGCATGGATAACCCAAATGTGCCCGATATGCTTTCACCGAGCCAGGGCATTCACCTGGTCGTGGATAAGCGGTTTCAGCCTAGTGATAGTGCGATCATGATTCCCCACACTGAAGATGGACGAGTCTTATTTGCGGTGCCCTGGCACAACAAAGTTGTGATTGGCACAACCGATACGCCTGTCGAGCACGTTGCCTTTGAGCCGCGTCCCCTTCAGGAGGAAATTGACTTTATCCTGCGCACAGCTGCTCAGTATCTGGCTAACCCGCCAACTCAACAAGATGTGTTGAGTGTGTTTGTCGGTCAACGGCCACTGGTGAAGCCCGAGCGAACCGCTGGGGCTGGCTCAACCGCCTCTCTCTCCCGTGATCATGTAATTCGCGTGTCTGGATCTGGGTTGATTACGATTACTGGTGGCAAATGGACGACCTACCGCAAAATGGGCGAGGATGTCGTCGATCAAGCCATGCAACTGGCTAGGCTGCCAGCCCAGGCTTCAACGACCAGCAACTTGCATCTGCATGGTTGGACGGCAACGCCCGAAGCTGAGCCTCTGGGCATGTATGGCAGTGATGCTGAAGCTGTGCGAGACCTGCCGGGTGCAGACATCTTGCTCCATGCACAATTGCCCTACCGAGAAGCAGAGGTTCGTTGGGCCGCTCGCTATGAACTGGCTCGTACCGTTGAGGATGTGCTTGCCCGCCGTACTCGCGCCCTGCTGCTCAATGCCAGAGCAAGCATGGAGGCAGCTCCCCGAGTTGTTGAACTGTTGGCCGAGGAACTAGGGAAGGATTCAGCCTGGCAGCAACAGCAACTTGAACAATATCGAAGCTTGGCGGAAGGATATTTGTTGAGCAATCCAGCTGTGCCTGCCGACTTCCAGAAAGTTTAA
- a CDS encoding sugar-binding transcriptional regulator, with amino-acid sequence MNYAEDQSTLAVQVARLYYYQGLTTEGIAQELGLSRPKVSRLLAHARQSGLVEIRIHDPQEGPQKLEHDIQQRYGISQVKVVAVPPNSDEEEWLQRVATFTANHLNGLIHSEMVVGLAWGNTLDAISRQLNPKRCTNVDIVQLNGSGNVYTISNFYTSEIYSRFAQNYGARAHFFPVPAFFDYPETKQAMWQERSVLRLIELTERANLLVYSVGAAGARVPSYVYAEGYLEAKDFEELDREGVVGDIATVFFRKDGTYQDIPLNKRATGPNLSLFQQANHALCVVSGLGKARGLHAALIGRFMNELIVDEPTARALLQF; translated from the coding sequence ATGAATTATGCTGAAGACCAAAGTACGCTTGCCGTGCAGGTTGCACGACTGTACTATTACCAAGGTTTGACCACTGAAGGCATCGCCCAAGAGCTAGGACTTTCTCGACCAAAAGTGTCGCGTCTACTCGCTCATGCTCGACAAAGTGGGCTAGTCGAAATTCGAATTCACGACCCCCAAGAGGGACCTCAAAAACTTGAGCACGATATCCAGCAGCGTTATGGTATTTCCCAAGTCAAGGTGGTAGCTGTGCCCCCCAATTCCGATGAGGAGGAGTGGCTGCAACGCGTCGCAACATTCACTGCCAATCATCTCAATGGGCTCATCCATTCAGAAATGGTCGTAGGCCTGGCTTGGGGAAATACGCTCGATGCCATCTCCCGTCAACTGAACCCTAAACGCTGTACTAACGTAGATATTGTTCAACTTAACGGCTCAGGCAACGTTTACACGATTAGCAATTTTTACACTAGCGAGATCTACAGCCGCTTTGCTCAAAATTACGGTGCGCGGGCCCATTTCTTCCCTGTACCTGCATTTTTTGACTATCCAGAGACTAAGCAGGCCATGTGGCAGGAGCGCTCAGTTCTGCGTCTCATTGAGCTAACAGAGCGAGCCAATCTCTTGGTGTACAGCGTTGGTGCAGCAGGCGCTCGGGTTCCCAGCTACGTCTATGCGGAGGGCTATTTAGAAGCTAAGGATTTTGAAGAACTTGACCGTGAGGGTGTGGTGGGCGACATTGCTACCGTCTTTTTCCGCAAGGATGGCACTTATCAAGATATTCCCTTAAATAAGCGGGCAACCGGTCCAAACCTTTCACTTTTCCAACAAGCAAATCACGCGTTATGTGTCGTATCAGGTTTAGGGAAAGCTCGTGGGTTGCATGCGGCCCTAATAGGGCGCTTCATGAATGAGTTGATCGTTGATGAACCGACTGCCAGAGCTTTACTACAGTTTTAA
- a CDS encoding MIP/aquaporin family protein: MRFKRSQEFVSEFLGTLVLILFGLGVVAMVTLFPSTPVIPAEVIKGGYTNIVLGWGLAVMMGVYVAGTVSGAHLNPAVTIALAATGRFPWAKSGYYILAQLLGAFAGAAIVFAVYYAKWIQIDPTLEHTAGVFSTFPAVPGFWPGFIDQVVGTALLMGLILAIGDKNNAPPGANLGPFMVGLVVVAIGISFGGMHGYAINPARDFGPRLFSVIAGFKNNGFIGSNVWIVPIIAPIIGALIGAVIYDSLIGRALSRAQARQVYRQEMEQIHQ, encoded by the coding sequence ATGAGGTTCAAGAGAAGTCAAGAGTTTGTATCAGAATTTCTCGGCACCCTGGTGCTCATCCTCTTTGGGTTGGGTGTCGTTGCAATGGTTACCCTGTTTCCCAGCACGCCTGTCATTCCTGCTGAGGTGATTAAGGGCGGGTATACCAATATCGTTTTGGGCTGGGGACTAGCTGTCATGATGGGGGTTTATGTCGCGGGGACTGTGAGCGGTGCCCATCTCAACCCTGCTGTTACGATTGCCCTCGCCGCTACTGGGCGCTTTCCCTGGGCGAAAAGTGGATATTACATCCTGGCGCAACTCCTGGGTGCGTTTGCTGGTGCCGCGATTGTCTTCGCGGTTTACTACGCCAAATGGATACAGATTGATCCGACTTTGGAGCATACAGCAGGGGTGTTCTCGACCTTCCCAGCAGTCCCTGGTTTCTGGCCAGGCTTCATCGACCAAGTTGTCGGTACAGCATTGCTCATGGGTCTAATTTTGGCGATTGGCGATAAGAATAACGCCCCTCCAGGTGCGAACTTAGGACCATTCATGGTGGGCTTAGTGGTGGTTGCCATTGGCATCAGTTTTGGCGGGATGCATGGCTACGCGATCAATCCGGCTCGCGACTTCGGTCCACGCCTATTTAGTGTGATTGCAGGCTTTAAAAACAACGGCTTTATTGGCAGTAACGTCTGGATTGTGCCAATTATTGCCCCAATCATTGGAGCTTTAATCGGTGCGGTTATTTACGACTCATTGATTGGTCGGGCGCTCAGCCGTGCCCAGGCTAGACAAGTCTATAGGCAGGAAATGGAGCAGATTCACCAATAG
- a CDS encoding SDR family NAD(P)-dependent oxidoreductase, producing the protein MIDLKGKVVLVTGASRGIGATTARTLSQAGADVVLHYGSSRNEAEAVAEQIRPNRCQLVSADLSLPDAATELWQQAINWQGRVDVLVNNAAVMPSAAVEDEWEIWSGAWQTTLQVNLVSVANLCRAAIQHFRSQQGGIIINVASRAAFRGDGPEYMHYAASKGGVIALTRSIARGFAKDNILAFAIAPGFVHTERIEQVMQERGADYVTRDIPMGKPAPTQDVANVIAFLASGLAPHATGTTIDINGASYVR; encoded by the coding sequence ATGATTGATTTGAAGGGAAAGGTCGTTCTGGTAACCGGAGCCTCCCGTGGTATTGGTGCTACCACTGCTCGCACGCTAAGTCAGGCTGGAGCCGATGTGGTTTTGCATTATGGCAGTAGCCGAAACGAAGCAGAAGCAGTGGCTGAACAGATAAGACCAAACCGTTGTCAACTGGTCTCAGCTGATTTAAGCCTGCCCGATGCCGCAACTGAATTGTGGCAACAAGCGATTAACTGGCAAGGACGAGTTGATGTTCTGGTTAACAATGCCGCTGTGATGCCGAGTGCTGCGGTAGAGGATGAATGGGAAATCTGGTCAGGGGCTTGGCAAACAACTTTACAAGTCAATTTAGTGAGCGTAGCCAATTTATGTCGAGCAGCAATTCAGCACTTTAGAAGCCAACAGGGCGGCATAATCATCAACGTTGCCAGCCGAGCTGCTTTCCGAGGCGATGGACCTGAGTACATGCATTACGCTGCGTCCAAGGGCGGGGTCATTGCGCTGACCCGCAGTATTGCCCGTGGCTTTGCCAAAGATAATATTCTTGCTTTTGCCATTGCTCCCGGCTTTGTGCATACCGAACGCATTGAACAAGTCATGCAGGAGCGAGGCGCAGATTATGTCACGCGAGATATTCCAATGGGAAAGCCTGCTCCGACCCAAGATGTGGCGAATGTGATTGCATTTTTAGCCTCTGGTTTGGCTCCCCACGCCACTGGCACCACAATTGACATTAACGGTGCCTCCTATGTTCGGTAG
- a CDS encoding zinc-binding alcohol dehydrogenase family protein: protein MKALAVYQCRLASDPNCFTEIDLDQPQLGARDLLIRVKAISVNPVDYKVRASIVEKQSTPRILGWDAAGVVEQVGEAVQLFKPGDEVYYAGSLIRPGSNSEYQAVDERIVGRKPTNLSFEEAAALPLTTITAWEALFERLAIEPSKTAKNQASHVLIIGGAGGVGSIAIQLAKQVAGLQVIATASRPETIEWCQKMGADYCISHREKKDELAKLDIQEVDYILCFNDTDGHWKSMAEVIKPQGKICSIVETAQPLDLNLIKNKSATFVWELMFTKSMYATEDIQSQHDLLNQTAELIEQNVLKTTMTQSLGSLNAANLAKAHTQLESGKTIGKLVLSGIDS from the coding sequence ATGAAGGCACTTGCTGTTTACCAATGTCGTCTCGCGAGTGATCCCAACTGTTTTACCGAAATCGATCTTGACCAACCTCAACTTGGTGCTAGAGATCTACTCATTCGAGTCAAAGCGATCTCTGTCAATCCAGTCGATTACAAGGTTCGTGCTTCCATCGTTGAAAAGCAAAGCACCCCTAGAATTTTAGGCTGGGATGCGGCTGGAGTTGTGGAGCAGGTTGGAGAAGCAGTGCAGTTATTCAAACCAGGCGATGAAGTGTATTACGCAGGTAGTCTCATTCGCCCTGGTAGTAACAGCGAATACCAGGCTGTGGATGAGCGAATTGTTGGCCGCAAACCGACCAATCTATCGTTTGAGGAAGCCGCCGCATTACCGTTGACTACGATCACAGCTTGGGAAGCATTATTTGAACGATTGGCAATCGAACCAAGCAAAACTGCCAAGAATCAAGCTAGTCACGTGCTGATTATTGGTGGTGCGGGCGGAGTTGGTTCAATTGCGATTCAACTAGCCAAGCAGGTTGCCGGACTGCAAGTGATTGCCACGGCATCCAGGCCAGAAACTATTGAGTGGTGTCAGAAGATGGGTGCTGATTACTGCATTAGTCATCGTGAAAAAAAGGATGAGCTCGCGAAATTAGACATTCAGGAGGTTGATTACATCCTGTGCTTCAATGACACCGATGGACACTGGAAGAGCATGGCAGAAGTGATCAAGCCACAGGGCAAGATTTGCTCGATTGTCGAAACAGCACAACCGCTTGATCTGAATCTAATCAAAAACAAGAGTGCAACTTTTGTCTGGGAGCTGATGTTCACGAAGTCTATGTATGCAACCGAGGACATACAATCGCAGCACGATTTATTGAACCAAACTGCAGAATTAATTGAGCAAAATGTCTTGAAGACAACCATGACTCAAAGCCTCGGTTCGCTCAATGCAGCAAATTTAGCAAAAGCCCATACGCAACTCGAATCAGGCAAGACAATCGGTAAGCTAGTGCTCTCTGGGATTGACAGCTAA
- a CDS encoding lysozyme inhibitor LprI family protein → MLRSISLAVVVAFPLVLTPTRTLLAQQPDCKNPQGTPEVQFCAQQAADAADRQLNQVYQRLIRQLSAAERSRLVAAQRSWIQYRDDACESEGGGPDSGTGQFARFSDCVARLTRQRTTELQRYPR, encoded by the coding sequence ATGCTGCGCTCTATTTCACTGGCCGTTGTTGTCGCTTTCCCTCTAGTACTAACTCCGACGCGGACGCTATTGGCACAGCAGCCTGATTGCAAGAATCCTCAAGGCACACCAGAAGTGCAGTTCTGCGCTCAGCAAGCAGCCGACGCCGCAGATCGGCAACTCAACCAGGTTTATCAACGCTTGATCCGACAACTTTCCGCCGCTGAACGCTCTCGCTTGGTCGCAGCTCAGCGGTCCTGGATTCAATATCGAGATGATGCTTGTGAGTCTGAAGGGGGAGGCCCGGACAGTGGCACCGGTCAATTCGCCAGATTCAGCGATTGCGTTGCTCGCTTGACTCGCCAACGTACTACAGAATTACAGCGCTATCCCCGTTAA
- a CDS encoding glycosyltransferase family 39 protein, with translation MKPLPQIPEAVPVREPHQKQWARLLLVLVAFLLLRLAFWFGAFPNPDEAYYWLWGQHPALSYYDHPPLQAWVEGLFTTLLGRSKFALRLPNLLANAVFFYTYYRIVGYLYGEKAKSYFGVILLSVLATPLYFLFLALAWPDHLLITLTLVSAHLLITFLDAYKQQQQGLEWRLYGAAAALGLAGLTKYNAILVGLGFLTAILADRDLRPLLRSRHFYIAVAIVASACLPIFLWNYANDFQSFHYYFTRVSDGNKFQFRVSQTLGFLLFSMLMLSPIHSFGLFTGLRHSLSSNPSDSVYPAVTFWVLIVSTGILTLVSLVSTALYYWNITAYLLLFPLLPTIFFNRAGIFIGRRLFWSGQAYGLLFAVLLVIHYVLLPFSTLASQTADPDSRMLFGWPEVAAVVNEAARELGENSFLLTTDYRSASALAYQLNEKNVTVISERLDQFDFWYSGDQALRGRNSVILADDWHPADRKVLALFQTTSLPLRVPVKRFGVWIKNYYVIKGYHFQKGQV, from the coding sequence ATGAAACCTCTACCGCAGATACCGGAGGCCGTACCGGTTCGAGAACCCCACCAGAAACAATGGGCTAGGCTACTCCTGGTCCTGGTTGCCTTTTTGCTCCTCCGCTTAGCCTTTTGGTTTGGAGCCTTTCCCAACCCAGACGAAGCCTACTATTGGCTTTGGGGACAGCATCCTGCTCTCTCTTACTACGACCACCCACCCTTGCAAGCTTGGGTCGAGGGCCTTTTTACAACCTTGCTGGGTCGCTCCAAGTTTGCCTTGAGGCTGCCAAACTTGCTAGCTAACGCCGTTTTTTTCTACACCTATTATCGAATCGTGGGCTACCTCTATGGCGAGAAAGCCAAAAGCTATTTTGGGGTGATTCTGCTGTCAGTCCTGGCAACTCCCTTATATTTTTTGTTCCTAGCCTTAGCTTGGCCCGATCACTTACTGATTACATTGACCTTGGTTTCAGCTCACCTGCTGATTACTTTTTTAGATGCCTACAAACAGCAGCAGCAAGGCCTCGAGTGGCGTCTTTATGGGGCTGCTGCTGCACTCGGCTTGGCTGGTCTGACCAAGTACAATGCCATCCTGGTAGGGCTAGGGTTTCTGACTGCTATTCTAGCTGACCGGGATCTGCGTCCCCTGCTGCGCAGTCGTCATTTCTATATTGCAGTGGCAATTGTTGCCTCTGCTTGCTTGCCTATTTTCTTATGGAATTATGCTAACGACTTTCAATCTTTTCACTACTATTTCACTCGTGTGAGCGATGGAAATAAATTTCAGTTTAGGGTCAGTCAAACCCTAGGTTTTTTGTTATTTTCAATGCTCATGCTCTCTCCTATTCACAGCTTTGGCTTGTTCACTGGTTTGAGACATTCCCTTAGCTCAAATCCGTCTGACTCAGTTTATCCGGCTGTCACCTTCTGGGTATTAATTGTTTCCACAGGAATTCTCACTTTAGTTTCGCTAGTTTCTACAGCTCTGTATTACTGGAACATCACTGCCTATTTGCTCTTATTTCCTTTACTTCCCACTATCTTTTTCAATCGGGCAGGAATCTTTATCGGTAGACGGTTATTTTGGAGTGGGCAAGCCTATGGACTTCTATTTGCGGTCCTATTGGTGATCCACTACGTTTTGCTTCCCTTCTCGACGCTAGCTAGCCAGACGGCAGATCCAGACTCACGGATGCTGTTTGGCTGGCCAGAAGTTGCCGCAGTCGTTAATGAAGCAGCCAGAGAACTGGGTGAGAACTCGTTTTTGCTCACCACTGACTACCGTTCTGCCTCGGCTTTAGCCTACCAACTCAACGAAAAAAATGTAACTGTTATCTCAGAGCGACTGGATCAATTCGACTTTTGGTACAGCGGTGACCAAGCCCTCCGGGGCAGGAACTCTGTGATTTTGGCCGATGACTGGCATCCTGCTGACCGGAAAGTTTTGGCACTGTTTCAGACAACCTCATTGCCCTTAAGGGTTCCAGTCAAACGGTTCGGAGTTTGGATTAAAAACTACTACGTGATCAAGGGCTATCACTTCCAAAAAGGACAAGTCTGA